A genomic region of Trichothermofontia sichuanensis B231 contains the following coding sequences:
- a CDS encoding Uma2 family endonuclease, whose amino-acid sequence MQPLVHIPVAFKVSQAQFEALARANRDVAMERSATGELQVMPPTGGTTGKRNAGIIAALWNWNHASGLGEVFASSTVFHLPNGADRAPDAAWIALARWQALTPEEQEGFPPICPEFCGSPWR is encoded by the coding sequence ATGCAGCCGTTGGTGCACATCCCTGTTGCTTTTAAAGTTTCCCAGGCGCAATTTGAGGCGTTAGCGCGGGCGAATCGGGACGTGGCGATGGAGCGATCGGCGACAGGGGAGTTACAAGTGATGCCACCCACAGGGGGAACGACTGGCAAGCGCAATGCGGGGATTATTGCAGCGCTCTGGAACTGGAATCACGCGTCTGGTTTGGGGGAAGTGTTTGCTTCCTCGACAGTGTTTCATTTGCCCAATGGGGCCGATCGCGCGCCTGATGCGGCGTGGATAGCGTTGGCCCGGTGGCAGGCGTTGACGCCGGAGGAGCAGGAGGGATTTCCGCCGATCTGTCCGGAATTTTGTGGCAGCCCGTGGAGGTGA
- a CDS encoding ribonuclease toxin HepT-like protein translates to MKSQYLAIAGRIRRELQDIAVVVERSLSIWQEGTAGSSTSNLNYYIDATALNLHSFYSGIERLLEIIVDGIDQTRPSGSNWHQAILQQLASEIPGVRPPILRAVTREQLDRYRGFRHVVRNIYTFTLDPEQIEILIKHLQPTMQLVSQDLLDFSDLLEKTASD, encoded by the coding sequence ATGAAATCTCAATATTTAGCGATTGCAGGCAGGATTAGACGAGAATTACAAGATATAGCTGTTGTGGTTGAGCGATCGTTGAGTATCTGGCAAGAAGGTACTGCGGGAAGTTCAACTAGTAATCTCAACTATTACATTGACGCAACAGCACTTAACTTACACAGCTTTTATTCTGGAATTGAGCGCTTATTAGAAATTATTGTTGATGGGATTGATCAGACCAGACCTTCTGGTTCTAATTGGCATCAAGCTATATTGCAACAGCTAGCTAGTGAAATACCAGGAGTTCGTCCTCCAATTTTGCGAGCTGTCACTCGTGAGCAACTCGATCGCTATCGAGGATTTCGCCATGTTGTCCGCAACATTTATACATTTACACTAGATCCTGAACAGATAGAAATTTTAATAAAACATTTGCAGCCAACGATGCAGCTAGTCAGCCAAGATTTATTAGATTTTTCTGATCTTTTAGAAAAAACTGCTAGTGATTAG
- a CDS encoding nucleotidyltransferase domain-containing protein, with the protein MLRREAQQVSARIVRWQTALITAQQAAAILKEKFNLDQVWLFGSLLHQPTFTLQSDIDLAITQLPAEDYLVAVASLQDICPEFKIDLIQLDKCPSSLRETVLRTGRVL; encoded by the coding sequence ATGCTTCGGCGAGAAGCGCAGCAAGTGTCTGCTCGTATAGTGCGTTGGCAAACAGCATTGATCACCGCACAACAGGCAGCTGCCATCCTCAAGGAAAAATTCAACCTTGACCAAGTTTGGTTATTTGGTTCGCTTTTACACCAGCCAACCTTTACCCTCCAATCTGATATCGATTTAGCAATTACCCAACTACCGGCAGAAGACTATCTCGTAGCGGTCGCATCTCTTCAGGATATTTGTCCGGAGTTTAAAATCGACCTAATTCAGTTAGATAAGTGTCCATCTTCCTTACGGGAAACCGTTTTGCGCACAGGAAGAGTGCTATGA
- a CDS encoding glycosyltransferase produces MRLLVTIPAIATLYGGPSQSVCALAQALGRQGIAVDLITTNANGSNTLDVPCQTWIEATNYRLQYFPTHIWGDYKWSYPLATWLAQHLPDYHAVHINAVFSLTNLPFYKHSHRHHIPYIVAPRGMLEPWALAYKTTKKRLYYHLLERPALNRASALHALASPEAINLKDLNLKPPIVTLPNGLSPADLPPPADPNLFYQHFPHAQGKTLILFLGRIDPKKGLDLLAPAFAQVQAYYPHTHLIIAGPDNIGFLPTAQQYFQTAHCAHAVTFTGLLSGSLKAAALAAATLYIAPSYSEGFSMSVLEAMATGLPCIITTGCNFPEAANAQAAHVVPIAADALAQAMLRCLADLPTAKAMGDRARQFILANYTWDRIATQLIEVYTAILNKQPIPYQFSS; encoded by the coding sequence GTGAGACTTTTAGTTACCATTCCTGCGATCGCTACTCTTTATGGTGGCCCCTCTCAAAGCGTCTGTGCCCTTGCCCAAGCCCTTGGTCGCCAAGGCATCGCCGTAGACTTGATCACCACCAACGCTAACGGCAGCAACACCCTGGATGTTCCCTGCCAGACTTGGATAGAAGCAACCAACTATCGCCTGCAATACTTCCCCACCCACATCTGGGGTGACTACAAATGGAGCTATCCCCTTGCCACCTGGCTAGCCCAGCATCTGCCCGATTACCATGCTGTCCACATCAACGCCGTCTTCTCCCTCACCAACCTCCCTTTCTACAAACACTCCCACCGTCATCACATTCCCTACATTGTTGCTCCTAGAGGCATGTTAGAACCTTGGGCCTTAGCCTACAAAACCACCAAAAAACGCCTTTACTACCACCTCCTCGAACGTCCTGCCCTCAACCGCGCCAGCGCTCTCCATGCCCTCGCTAGTCCCGAAGCTATCAACCTCAAAGATCTAAACCTAAAGCCCCCGATCGTCACCCTTCCCAACGGCCTCTCTCCCGCCGACCTTCCTCCACCCGCTGACCCCAACCTGTTCTACCAACACTTCCCCCATGCCCAGGGCAAAACCCTTATCCTCTTCCTCGGTCGCATCGACCCCAAAAAAGGTTTAGACCTCCTCGCCCCCGCCTTTGCCCAAGTCCAAGCCTACTATCCCCACACCCACCTGATTATTGCCGGTCCCGACAATATCGGCTTCCTCCCCACGGCCCAGCAATACTTTCAAACCGCCCACTGTGCCCACGCCGTCACCTTCACCGGCCTCCTCAGCGGTTCCCTCAAAGCCGCCGCCCTCGCTGCCGCCACCCTTTATATTGCTCCCTCCTACTCCGAAGGCTTCAGCATGTCCGTCCTCGAAGCAATGGCCACTGGCCTTCCCTGCATTATCACCACCGGCTGCAACTTCCCCGAAGCCGCCAATGCCCAAGCTGCCCACGTTGTCCCCATCGCTGCGGATGCCCTTGCCCAAGCTATGCTCAGGTGCTTAGCTGACTTACCAACTGCTAAAGCAATGGGCGATCGCGCCCGTCAATTTATCCTGGCAAATTATACCTGGGATCGAATTGCCACCCAACTCATTGAGGTATACACTGCGATTCTCAATAAACAACCCATTCCCTATCAATTTTCTTCCTAA
- a CDS encoding asparagine synthetase B family protein, with product MQKYQYWQPNFTPHPFAISEAISTVREALLDSIQHHLVSDVPVGVFLSGGIDSSSIVALARQINTGKLKTYSIAFNETAYNEGKIAQKLASYFSTEHTQYKITASQAYSLIPKFLASIDQPTIDGFNIFCVSQLAHESGTKVVLSGLGGDELFAGYPSFQLIPKFIYFKRLLNTIKPLSFTIRKYFQYWGKTSKQRRIYDFLCNPTTSAANAYQLQRGIFSHSEACLLLQHYLSDQLLFKIPNNSVLLPKLPTQLPTLLDEISWIEMSCYMRNQLLRDSDVMSMAWGLELRVPFVDSVLLSTLIKIPSNLRLSLKKQLLIQAIPELPAWVTKRPKKAFTFPFEQWLEHDWKNDLTPIPHIPNVSLKPWYRYWSLVVLEAWLDLFFS from the coding sequence GTGCAAAAATATCAGTATTGGCAACCTAACTTTACACCCCACCCCTTTGCCATTTCTGAGGCGATTAGTACAGTACGAGAAGCATTGCTCGATTCGATTCAGCATCACCTTGTTAGTGATGTTCCTGTTGGTGTATTTTTAAGTGGAGGTATTGATTCTAGTTCAATTGTTGCTCTCGCACGACAAATAAACACAGGTAAACTTAAAACTTATTCTATTGCTTTCAATGAAACTGCTTATAATGAAGGCAAGATAGCCCAAAAGCTTGCAAGTTACTTTTCTACTGAACACACTCAATATAAGATCACAGCTTCTCAAGCATACTCCCTTATTCCTAAGTTTTTAGCCAGTATTGATCAACCAACAATTGATGGTTTCAACATCTTCTGTGTTTCCCAATTAGCCCACGAATCTGGTACTAAAGTTGTTCTTTCTGGTTTAGGTGGAGATGAGTTATTTGCTGGATATCCCTCCTTCCAGCTTATTCCAAAGTTTATATATTTTAAAAGATTACTAAATACGATAAAACCTCTTTCGTTTACTATAAGAAAATATTTTCAATACTGGGGTAAGACGTCTAAACAACGCAGAATATATGACTTCTTGTGTAACCCTACAACATCTGCTGCTAATGCTTATCAGCTACAACGAGGAATTTTTTCTCATTCAGAAGCCTGCCTTTTACTACAGCATTATTTATCTGATCAGTTATTGTTTAAAATACCCAATAATTCTGTTTTGCTACCTAAGCTACCAACTCAGCTACCAACTCTTCTAGATGAAATTAGTTGGATAGAAATGAGTTGTTATATGCGTAATCAGCTTCTTAGAGACAGTGATGTAATGAGTATGGCTTGGGGACTAGAATTACGTGTTCCCTTTGTTGATAGCGTTTTGTTGAGTACACTTATTAAAATTCCCAGTAATTTACGTCTATCACTAAAAAAACAACTTTTAATTCAGGCTATACCGGAGCTACCTGCTTGGGTTACAAAACGTCCTAAAAAAGCTTTCACTTTTCCATTTGAGCAGTGGCTAGAACATGACTGGAAAAATGATCTTACTCCAATTCCACATATTCCTAATGTTTCACTCAAACCGTGGTATCGATATTGGAGTTTAGTCGTTTTGGAAGCTTGGCTGGATCTATTTTTCTCCTGA
- a CDS encoding asparagine synthetase B family protein, protein MCGIAGILSTRDSNLNVLSDRIKKILKHRGPDDDGIYICSDQSTCLIHTRLAILDTTTSGHQPMSTPDGRYWITFNGEIYNFKALRSQLEFQGERFQSKTDTEVILKLYQKQGRDCIHALRGMFAFAIWDEKEQTCFLARDPLGIKPLYYWRSSSTLLFASEIRAILATGLPSKQLSLDGLYGYLTTGSIPEPSTLVENISILEAGHWLYWQAG, encoded by the coding sequence ATGTGTGGAATTGCAGGTATTCTAAGTACAAGAGACTCAAACTTAAATGTTTTATCCGATAGAATTAAAAAAATACTGAAACATCGAGGACCAGATGATGATGGGATTTACATCTGTTCAGATCAGAGTACCTGCCTGATCCACACCCGACTTGCTATCCTTGATACGACTACATCTGGCCATCAGCCCATGTCAACACCAGACGGGCGCTATTGGATTACTTTTAATGGTGAAATTTACAACTTTAAAGCACTGCGATCACAGTTGGAATTCCAAGGAGAGAGATTCCAATCCAAGACAGATACTGAAGTTATTCTTAAGCTTTACCAAAAGCAGGGCCGTGACTGTATCCATGCCCTGCGTGGGATGTTTGCCTTTGCTATCTGGGATGAAAAAGAGCAGACTTGTTTCCTCGCTCGTGACCCTTTGGGTATTAAACCTCTTTATTACTGGCGATCTAGCTCAACCCTTCTCTTTGCCTCTGAAATCCGTGCTATTCTTGCCACAGGATTACCAAGTAAGCAGTTAAGTCTTGATGGTCTATACGGATACTTAACTACTGGTTCCATACCTGAACCTAGCACCCTGGTTGAAAATATCTCAATCCTTGAAGCAGGCCACTGGCTTTATTGGCAAGCTGGTTAA
- a CDS encoding glycosyltransferase — MKCAVLFARIGPYHHARLIATSQKLNTLAIEYSNVDLTYAWQPILVNTSLQKITLFKDRAYQDQPSYIQQSVLESCLENNRPEAVAIAGWSNSIALMALAWCLRNRVPAILMSESTEQDEVRRFWKEIPKRRILRNISTALVGGQPQRDYLIKLGIPPDRLFLGYDVVDNDHFTNGAAQARQSASVLRQQLGLPEHFFLASARFIPKKNLDRLLQAYAQYRTQAGTHAWSLVLLGDGPLKAQLCRQIEQLNLTSWIHLPGFKQYDDLPAYYGLANCFIHASTTEQWGLVVNEAMAAGLPVIVSDRCGCAPDLVQNSYNGYTFNPYSPKQLAELMLKISFGGYDLIAMGKASQEIIAQWTPQTFADSLQKAIEMALDLPSKRANYLNQSFLFILSRFCLTDRDDK; from the coding sequence ATGAAATGTGCAGTTCTCTTTGCTCGAATTGGCCCTTATCATCATGCTCGTTTGATTGCTACATCTCAAAAGTTAAATACATTAGCTATTGAATACTCCAATGTCGATCTAACCTATGCTTGGCAGCCTATATTAGTAAATACTTCGCTTCAAAAAATAACGCTTTTCAAAGATCGAGCCTACCAAGATCAGCCTAGTTATATCCAGCAATCTGTCCTAGAGAGTTGCTTAGAAAATAATCGCCCTGAAGCTGTTGCTATTGCTGGCTGGAGTAATTCTATTGCCCTAATGGCCCTAGCTTGGTGCCTAAGGAATCGTGTACCTGCTATTTTGATGTCTGAAAGTACAGAACAAGATGAGGTACGGCGATTTTGGAAAGAAATTCCCAAACGCAGAATTCTACGCAACATCTCAACAGCTTTAGTCGGCGGTCAACCCCAGCGAGATTATTTAATTAAACTTGGTATTCCACCTGATCGCCTTTTCTTGGGCTACGACGTTGTTGACAATGATCACTTCACTAACGGTGCTGCCCAAGCTCGCCAATCAGCTTCAGTCCTGCGGCAACAACTAGGACTTCCTGAGCACTTCTTCCTTGCCTCTGCCCGCTTTATCCCCAAGAAAAACCTCGATCGCCTCCTCCAAGCATATGCCCAATACCGCACTCAAGCTGGAACCCATGCTTGGTCCCTCGTCCTCCTTGGCGATGGTCCCCTCAAAGCCCAACTGTGTCGCCAAATTGAACAGCTAAATCTAACCTCCTGGATACACCTCCCCGGCTTCAAACAATACGACGACCTTCCCGCCTACTATGGACTTGCCAACTGTTTTATCCATGCCAGCACTACCGAACAATGGGGCCTGGTTGTCAACGAAGCAATGGCTGCAGGCTTGCCCGTTATTGTCTCGGATCGTTGCGGCTGTGCCCCTGACCTTGTACAGAACAGTTATAATGGCTATACTTTTAACCCCTATAGCCCCAAGCAACTGGCAGAACTCATGTTGAAAATTTCCTTTGGAGGCTACGATCTAATTGCAATGGGCAAAGCCAGCCAGGAGATCATTGCCCAGTGGACACCCCAGACCTTCGCCGATAGCCTTCAAAAAGCAATAGAAATGGCTTTAGACTTACCTAGCAAGAGAGCAAACTATCTGAATCAATCTTTTTTGTTTATCCTTAGTCGATTTTGCTTAACTGATAGAGACGATAAATAA
- a CDS encoding glycosyltransferase family 4 protein, which yields MVDSKPLKVLHICQRDDPATGGAVRVAVEYVKRLPNYNIDAHCLFLYGPPGTFQKELGDRAHYLDLRDSQDVIKFNRFLQFVRIFRPQIIHHHDHLLWPQLLTLYHPDIVKVVHAHITATAKSLTRFKASIAAWLQQQSTDYLLAVTEDTRQSYICHYSYAPERTYVIYNGVDFKQFYPATLEQQINARRQLGLPLDKPVIGFVGRLHCHTKGTDDFLKLLHFLPSNIWGLVVGDGPDAVILKTLAQNLKISDRLIFTGFLDRPALAYYAMTIFCLTSNYESFGLVVAEAMACGLPVVGFACEGGVKELLTLETGWVIPNRDIKMMAKTITELIDSEQALQKKRETALKIVTKHHNWETNAEILATHYRDWIANRNILKS from the coding sequence GTGGTTGACTCCAAACCCTTGAAAGTATTGCATATTTGTCAACGGGATGATCCCGCAACAGGTGGTGCTGTTAGGGTGGCTGTTGAGTATGTTAAACGGTTACCAAATTATAACATTGATGCCCATTGCCTCTTCCTATATGGGCCACCCGGAACTTTCCAAAAAGAGCTGGGCGATCGTGCTCATTATTTAGACTTACGAGACTCGCAGGATGTTATAAAGTTTAATCGCTTTCTTCAATTTGTGCGTATCTTTCGCCCACAGATTATCCATCATCACGATCACCTGCTCTGGCCCCAACTTTTAACCCTCTATCATCCTGATATTGTTAAGGTTGTTCATGCCCATATTACAGCAACGGCAAAATCCCTCACTCGGTTCAAGGCTTCTATAGCTGCATGGCTACAGCAGCAGTCTACTGATTACCTGCTAGCTGTTACTGAAGACACTCGTCAAAGCTATATTTGCCATTATTCCTATGCTCCTGAGCGTACCTATGTCATTTATAACGGGGTTGATTTTAAACAATTTTATCCAGCTACCTTAGAGCAGCAAATAAACGCCAGACGACAATTAGGTTTACCTCTAGATAAACCAGTTATTGGCTTTGTTGGACGCCTTCATTGTCATACAAAAGGTACTGATGATTTTTTAAAACTACTTCACTTCCTGCCTTCAAATATATGGGGTTTAGTTGTTGGAGACGGTCCAGATGCTGTAATACTCAAGACTCTAGCTCAAAATCTCAAAATTAGCGATCGCCTTATCTTCACCGGTTTCTTAGATAGACCAGCCTTAGCTTACTATGCCATGACTATATTTTGTCTTACTTCTAACTATGAATCTTTTGGTCTAGTCGTTGCTGAAGCAATGGCCTGTGGTTTGCCAGTTGTAGGTTTTGCCTGTGAAGGTGGAGTTAAGGAATTACTGACTCTTGAAACTGGTTGGGTGATTCCGAATAGAGATATCAAAATGATGGCTAAAACAATTACTGAATTAATTGACTCTGAGCAAGCTTTACAAAAAAAACGGGAGACAGCACTCAAAATAGTTACTAAACACCATAATTGGGAAACAAATGCAGAAATCTTGGCCACACATTACCGAGATTGGATTGCTAATAGAAACATCCTTAAATCTTAA
- a CDS encoding glycosyltransferase encodes MKSNKRFKLAILDANFYWTEQLFSACSEFADVLLLYPSDFRAFKKLYGAYFIDLAPQPVADHIYKQRICCPPGWLFYYWPLTARLFAALIKHFQTNDSLIFVFSYPYYYTLIKTLNGKSIYYNIDDYRDYWPGRETLTSKIEYQAVVQADLTLCVAAQRAQYLRQTCPQQAARIVHLPHGCSPNFMVNEVLIEPKSLPVTIQNCPRPIAGYIGTLGYRFDFTYFIQVAQALPHVTFVLGGTLPRPADGSVEWWQSVETAYQLANVHYLGYVPHAQLGEYLQAFDVLFMCYSDCNFNRNACPTKLWDYMGTSRPIVANNVVPEVNLWASVLYLASNPSDFAHKLQQALINPGWQASERLAIAKRHTWDQQARKLYTLLLERQWLTPNP; translated from the coding sequence ATGAAATCTAACAAGAGGTTTAAATTAGCTATTTTAGATGCTAATTTTTATTGGACAGAACAATTATTCTCTGCCTGTAGCGAATTTGCAGACGTATTATTACTATATCCAAGTGATTTTCGAGCTTTCAAAAAGCTTTATGGAGCTTATTTTATTGATCTTGCTCCCCAACCAGTGGCTGATCATATTTACAAACAGCGTATTTGCTGTCCACCAGGCTGGCTTTTCTACTACTGGCCCCTAACGGCTCGTTTATTTGCCGCTCTAATTAAGCATTTTCAAACAAATGATTCCTTGATTTTTGTGTTTAGTTATCCTTACTACTATACACTGATTAAAACTCTGAATGGCAAATCAATTTACTACAATATTGATGATTACCGGGATTATTGGCCGGGGCGAGAAACATTGACCTCAAAAATTGAATATCAGGCCGTTGTCCAAGCCGACTTAACCCTATGCGTCGCAGCCCAGCGAGCACAGTATCTCAGACAAACTTGTCCCCAGCAGGCCGCTAGAATTGTTCATCTGCCACATGGCTGCTCCCCTAATTTTATGGTGAATGAGGTTCTCATAGAGCCTAAATCTCTTCCTGTCACCATCCAAAACTGCCCTCGACCGATTGCTGGCTACATAGGCACCCTGGGATATCGATTTGACTTCACTTATTTTATTCAGGTTGCCCAAGCACTTCCCCATGTCACCTTTGTACTAGGAGGTACATTGCCTCGTCCAGCAGATGGCTCTGTTGAATGGTGGCAAAGCGTAGAAACAGCCTATCAACTAGCCAATGTTCACTATTTGGGTTATGTTCCTCACGCTCAACTGGGGGAGTATTTACAGGCCTTTGACGTTCTCTTCATGTGTTATTCTGACTGCAACTTTAATCGTAATGCCTGTCCCACTAAATTATGGGATTACATGGGTACCTCTAGACCGATAGTCGCCAATAATGTTGTCCCTGAAGTTAATCTCTGGGCATCAGTCTTATACCTAGCTAGTAATCCTAGCGATTTTGCTCATAAGCTGCAACAGGCACTTATTAATCCAGGTTGGCAGGCTTCCGAGCGGTTAGCTATTGCTAAAAGACATACCTGGGACCAGCAAGCCCGAAAACTCTATACCCTATTGCTTGAACGACAGTGGTTGACTCCAAACCCTTGA
- a CDS encoding class I SAM-dependent methyltransferase, which produces MINIYQENHNLYASANQAPDFDQDRAKLLGKWLKDIPIPSRSLDIGCANGGFSNLLPTSTEKWGLDFQHHPSLPASFNFISVDIAEYWPVPDLYFDIVLAGEVIEHVLDTDLFLNQCYRVLKPGGHLLLTTPNLVSFANLRYWVQADQYMWVDSGASQFGHVRYLAPKRMELALRKAGFYEILMASSSGLESLSKIPYLRTWLQKLFPLRGNRLCVRAQKPLQ; this is translated from the coding sequence ATGATCAATATTTACCAGGAAAATCATAATCTATATGCATCTGCTAATCAAGCACCAGACTTTGATCAAGACAGAGCGAAACTGTTAGGTAAATGGCTTAAGGACATTCCCATTCCCTCACGTTCTCTAGATATTGGTTGTGCGAATGGTGGATTTTCAAACTTGTTACCTACTTCTACTGAAAAGTGGGGCTTAGATTTTCAACACCATCCCTCTTTACCAGCATCTTTTAATTTTATCTCTGTAGATATAGCTGAATATTGGCCTGTACCAGACCTATATTTTGACATCGTCCTAGCGGGCGAAGTTATCGAGCATGTTTTAGACACGGACCTTTTCTTAAATCAATGTTATCGGGTACTAAAGCCTGGTGGACATCTACTGCTAACAACTCCAAATTTAGTATCCTTTGCCAATTTGCGTTATTGGGTGCAAGCTGATCAGTATATGTGGGTTGATTCTGGAGCGAGTCAGTTTGGCCATGTTCGCTATTTAGCGCCGAAACGAATGGAACTAGCCTTGAGAAAAGCTGGATTTTACGAGATCTTAATGGCTAGTTCTTCAGGCTTAGAAAGCTTAAGTAAAATTCCATACTTACGCACTTGGTTACAGAAATTATTTCCCCTACGAGGTAATCGGCTTTGCGTTAGAGCACAGAAACCTTTGCAGTAA
- a CDS encoding FkbM family methyltransferase, translating to MYPHVFLATFYKMLLSLTSSRGEHTLAKLDAAFFPVNRRISFGEKAEILIPPDPHLFRYLIKSHEKHISVAITYLCKAGDTVVDVGANIGYFTAYAADRVGESGRIFAFEPEPKNFKYLYDNCHRLAVLGFNCKAYPYAVSSRQGKAVLNLHRFSTYHTIEPEQNLDKVEGQITVNLVTLDDWAEENKVDHIHFLKVDTEGHEKDVLSGAQALFNTRSIDYTMLECRNSRLSSFIDDFSKNFNLHQLVWDGKNWHQANLLSFDYKTECLLCKEPLSPEYISPNPPL from the coding sequence ATGTACCCTCATGTCTTTTTAGCTACTTTTTACAAGATGCTCCTGAGTCTTACTTCCTCTAGAGGTGAGCATACTCTAGCCAAGTTAGATGCAGCTTTTTTCCCGGTTAATCGTCGGATCTCTTTTGGAGAAAAAGCTGAGATTTTAATCCCACCCGATCCACATTTATTTAGGTATCTGATTAAATCGCATGAAAAACATATTAGTGTCGCTATTACATATCTTTGCAAGGCGGGTGATACAGTTGTTGATGTGGGTGCAAATATTGGGTATTTTACGGCTTACGCAGCTGATCGTGTTGGTGAGTCGGGTAGAATTTTCGCCTTTGAACCTGAACCTAAAAACTTCAAATACTTATATGACAACTGCCACCGGCTTGCAGTGCTCGGTTTTAATTGCAAGGCTTATCCCTATGCAGTTAGTTCAAGGCAAGGGAAAGCGGTTCTTAATCTTCATAGATTTAGCACGTATCACACAATTGAACCTGAGCAAAATTTGGATAAGGTTGAAGGTCAGATAACAGTGAATCTTGTTACTCTAGATGATTGGGCTGAAGAGAACAAGGTAGATCATATTCATTTCTTAAAGGTGGATACAGAAGGTCACGAGAAAGATGTTTTATCAGGTGCTCAAGCCCTATTTAACACACGATCAATAGATTATACTATGTTAGAATGTCGAAATAGCCGACTATCAAGTTTTATTGATGATTTCTCTAAAAATTTTAATCTACATCAGTTAGTTTGGGATGGTAAAAATTGGCACCAAGCTAATCTTTTGAGTTTTGACTATAAAACAGAATGTCTCCTTTGTAAAGAACCTCTATCTCCAGAATATATATCTCCTAATCCTCCGCTATGA
- a CDS encoding glycosyltransferase family 4 protein produces the protein MNRFIVIQTGARRNYAVPSILAKADMLEVLYTDLCADDGIGQWLERYCPKFLRHNGIRRLLERKVPHHLAGKVETCDWIALRYLIAKKLAANNPLKQHHALSLFNQAFGQAAINKGLGGATHIFSMFGEGTPFLEYAKQNGLKVITEIYISPATDRIVQSERDRFPELEPKLPDEIIEKNYQYFQKVCQLTDIFIVPSSFVEQGLKEFGVESSQCRTVPYAVNDDWFKLENKPIKGRVLFVGTAELRKGIHILGQAAQKLAQRGYEFRVAGNVSELVHSHPITQCLTFLGRISRSEIQSEYTQADIFVLPSLAEGSAEVTYEALASGLPVITTTSSGSVVRDGIDGFIVPVKDPDILATRIEELIENRELRTRMSKSAKQRAKEYDMDNYTQRLISTLIAV, from the coding sequence ATGAACCGCTTTATTGTTATTCAAACTGGCGCTAGACGAAATTATGCTGTACCTAGCATTTTAGCCAAAGCTGACATGTTAGAAGTTCTATATACTGATTTATGTGCTGATGATGGTATTGGTCAGTGGTTAGAGCGTTATTGTCCAAAGTTTTTGAGACATAACGGTATAAGGCGACTATTGGAGCGGAAAGTACCCCATCACTTAGCAGGCAAGGTAGAAACCTGTGACTGGATAGCGCTTCGATATTTAATTGCGAAAAAACTGGCTGCTAATAATCCCCTTAAGCAACATCATGCTTTGTCTCTTTTTAATCAAGCTTTTGGACAAGCAGCAATTAATAAAGGCTTAGGTGGAGCAACGCATATTTTTTCAATGTTTGGTGAAGGTACTCCGTTTCTAGAGTATGCTAAGCAGAATGGGCTTAAAGTAATTACTGAAATCTACATATCGCCCGCAACTGATAGAATTGTTCAGTCAGAGCGCGATCGATTTCCAGAACTAGAGCCTAAGTTACCCGATGAGATTATTGAAAAGAATTATCAGTATTTTCAGAAAGTTTGCCAACTTACGGATATCTTTATAGTTCCTTCTAGCTTTGTTGAACAGGGTTTAAAAGAGTTTGGCGTAGAGTCCTCTCAATGTCGCACTGTTCCGTATGCTGTCAATGATGATTGGTTTAAGCTTGAGAATAAACCTATTAAGGGTCGAGTCTTGTTTGTAGGCACAGCAGAGCTAAGGAAAGGGATTCATATTTTGGGACAAGCAGCACAGAAGCTTGCTCAACGTGGCTATGAGTTTAGAGTTGCAGGTAATGTTTCTGAGCTTGTCCATTCTCATCCAATTACGCAATGTTTAACTTTTTTAGGACGAATATCCCGAAGCGAAATTCAATCTGAATATACCCAAGCAGATATTTTTGTGCTACCAAGTCTTGCAGAAGGATCTGCGGAGGTTACCTATGAAGCCTTAGCCAGTGGTCTACCTGTAATTACCACAACCTCGTCAGGTTCAGTTGTTCGGGATGGGATTGATGGGTTTATTGTACCTGTCAAAGATCCGGATATATTAGCAACTCGTATTGAAGAGCTTATTGAAAATCGAGAATTACGTACACGAATGTCTAAAAGTGCTAAACAACGAGCTAAAGAATATGATATGGATAATTATACACAAAGATTGATTTCAACTTTGATTGCCGTTTAA